In one Parageobacillus genomosp. 1 genomic region, the following are encoded:
- the purN gene encoding phosphoribosylglycinamide formyltransferase produces the protein MKQLAVFASGSGTNFQAIVDAAKNGMLPARIALLVCDKPGAKVIERAAREHIPAFVFSPKDYASKAEFEQAILAQLRKHHIDFIALAGYMRLIGPTLLDAYEGKIVNIHPSLLPAFPGKDAIGQAYRAGVKVTGVTIHYVDEGMDTGPIIAQRAVPIHDGEPLEQLEERIHEVEHELYPAVLKTLLEHQ, from the coding sequence ATGAAACAACTTGCTGTTTTTGCCTCCGGCAGTGGCACGAATTTTCAGGCGATTGTCGATGCGGCCAAAAATGGGATGCTGCCGGCGCGCATCGCACTATTAGTATGCGACAAGCCGGGAGCGAAAGTCATTGAGCGGGCGGCGCGCGAGCATATTCCCGCGTTCGTTTTTTCGCCGAAAGATTATGCTTCTAAAGCGGAATTTGAACAGGCGATTTTAGCCCAGCTGCGAAAACATCACATTGATTTCATCGCGCTTGCCGGTTATATGCGTCTCATCGGTCCGACGCTGCTTGACGCCTATGAAGGAAAAATCGTCAATATCCATCCATCGCTGTTGCCCGCGTTTCCGGGCAAAGACGCGATTGGGCAGGCGTACCGGGCGGGGGTAAAAGTAACTGGCGTAACGATTCATTATGTCGATGAAGGAATGGATACCGGACCGATCATCGCACAGCGCGCTGTCCCGATTCACGACGGAGAGCCGCTGGAACAGCTCGAGGAGCGGATTCACGAAGTGGAGCATGAGCTATATCCCGCTGTATTAAAAACATTACTCGAACATCAATAG
- the purH gene encoding bifunctional phosphoribosylaminoimidazolecarboxamide formyltransferase/IMP cyclohydrolase — protein sequence MAVKRALLSVSNKEGIVSLAKQLVELGVEIISTGGTKKTLEEAGVPVIGISEVTGFPEILDGRVKTLHPAIHGGLLAIRDNERHQAELHEHHITPIDLVVVNLYPFQQTIAKSDVTFAEAIENIDIGGPTMLRAAAKNHAYVTVVVDPADYDTVIQELKEHGDVSAETKLKLAAKVFRHTAAYDAMIAEYLTNKTGEEYPETLTVTFEKKQALRYGENPHQTAAFYKKPLGASFSIAQATQLHGKELSYNNINDANAALQLVKEFTEPVAVAVKHMNPCGVGTGATIYEAFLKAYEADPTSIFGGIIALNREVDKATAEKMHEIFLEIVIAPSFSDEALAILTQKKNIRLLTVDFAATKTKEKMFVSVQGGLLVQETDTHTLDDADLKVVTKREPTEEEWKQLQFAWKVVKHVKSNAIVLARDGMTIGVGAGQMNRVGAAKIAIEQAGEKANGAVLASDAFFPMDDTVEAAAKAGITAIIQPGGSIRDADSIRKADEYGIAMVFTGIRHFKH from the coding sequence ATGGCAGTGAAACGGGCGTTGCTAAGTGTATCGAACAAGGAAGGAATTGTATCGCTGGCGAAACAATTGGTGGAACTAGGTGTGGAAATTATCTCCACAGGCGGAACGAAAAAAACGTTGGAAGAAGCGGGAGTTCCCGTCATTGGCATTTCCGAAGTGACGGGGTTTCCGGAAATTTTAGACGGGCGCGTCAAAACACTGCATCCGGCGATTCATGGCGGGCTGCTGGCGATCCGCGACAATGAGCGCCATCAAGCTGAACTTCATGAGCATCATATTACTCCGATTGATTTAGTGGTTGTCAATTTATATCCGTTTCAACAAACGATTGCCAAAAGCGATGTGACATTTGCTGAGGCGATCGAAAATATTGATATCGGTGGACCGACGATGCTGAGAGCGGCGGCGAAAAATCACGCCTATGTAACGGTCGTCGTAGACCCGGCCGACTATGATACGGTCATACAGGAGCTAAAAGAACATGGCGATGTATCCGCAGAAACGAAACTGAAACTGGCAGCAAAAGTATTCCGCCATACGGCCGCATACGACGCGATGATTGCCGAATATTTAACCAACAAAACAGGAGAAGAATATCCGGAAACATTAACGGTCACTTTCGAGAAAAAACAAGCATTGCGCTATGGGGAAAATCCGCATCAAACAGCGGCGTTTTATAAAAAACCGCTCGGTGCCTCTTTCTCGATTGCGCAAGCAACACAGCTGCACGGAAAAGAGTTATCGTACAACAACATTAATGATGCGAACGCCGCACTACAACTAGTAAAAGAATTTACCGAACCGGTAGCAGTGGCGGTGAAGCATATGAATCCGTGCGGCGTCGGCACAGGCGCGACGATTTATGAAGCGTTCCTAAAGGCGTACGAGGCTGATCCGACTTCGATTTTTGGCGGCATTATCGCTTTAAACCGCGAAGTCGATAAAGCGACGGCCGAAAAAATGCACGAAATCTTTTTAGAAATCGTCATCGCTCCATCTTTTAGCGATGAGGCGCTCGCGATTTTAACGCAAAAGAAAAACATTCGTCTCTTGACAGTGGATTTCGCGGCTACAAAGACGAAAGAAAAAATGTTTGTTTCCGTGCAAGGCGGGCTGCTTGTACAAGAAACGGATACGCACACGCTTGATGACGCTGATTTGAAAGTCGTGACGAAGCGAGAACCGACAGAAGAGGAATGGAAACAGTTGCAATTCGCCTGGAAGGTGGTCAAACACGTCAAATCGAACGCCATCGTGTTGGCGAGAGACGGGATGACGATCGGCGTCGGCGCCGGACAAATGAATCGTGTCGGCGCGGCGAAAATCGCGATTGAACAGGCGGGAGAGAAAGCAAACGGGGCAGTGCTTGCCTCCGATGCGTTTTTCCCGATGGACGATACTGTTGAAGCGGCGGCCAAAGCCGGCATTACCGCCATCATCCAGCCGGGCGGCTCAATTCGTGACGCCGATTCCATTCGCAAAGCGGATGAATACGGAATTGCCATGGTCTTTACGGGAATCCGCCATTTTAAACATTAA